A region from the Leguminivora glycinivorella isolate SPB_JAAS2020 chromosome 3, LegGlyc_1.1, whole genome shotgun sequence genome encodes:
- the LOC125224788 gene encoding juvenile hormone acid O-methyltransferase-like, with product MRDLNVYQKLHQMPVRDVKFALQEIPFKWKENARIMDIGCGDGSVTMKVWRNYIPKNFMKILGSDKSQYCVDFSTEHFASKRMQFIKLDIEEKIPEELVEGFDHVISSYVFHWVNKQETAFTNVYNLLAVGGSCLLIFLGYFKPYENYRKLSRTPKWSADLENVHTKFMSPYHDSQEPENEIFRMMQRIGFKDIDVTSHHKTFNYVHGVDDFKLLMKCLNPFDSLKDKWEDFMDDYVKLDPEAGTSVYQLLVVYGAK from the exons ATGCGTGACTTAAATGTTTATCAAAAACTCCACCAAATGCCAGTCAGAGATGTTAAGTTCGCGCTACAAGAAATTCCATTTAAATGGAAAGAAAACGCACGAATCATGGACATAGGATGTGGGGATGGAAGTGTCACTATGAAGGTTTGGAGAAATTATATTCCGAAAAATTTCATGAAAATACTTGGAAGCGACAAAAGTCAGTATTGTGTGGATTTTTCAACGGAGCATTTTGCCAGTAAACGTATGCAGTTCATTAAACTTGATATCGAGGAAAAGATACCGGAAGAACTGGTTGAAGGTTTTGACCACGTGATCTCGTCTTACGTGTTTCATTGGGTAAATAAGCAAGA GACCGCATTTACAAATGTGTACAACCTGTTGGCGGTAGGCGGCAGCTGTCTGTTAATTTTCCTCGGATATTTTAAACCGTATGAAAACTACCGCAAACTGTCCCGCACACCAAAATGGAGCGCAGACCTTGAAAACGTTCATACTAAATTCATGTCGCCGTACCATGACTCTCAG GAGCCAGAAAACGAAATATTCAGAATGATGCAACGTATTGGTTTCAAAGACATTGATGTAACATCGCATCACAAAACTTTTAATTATGTTCATGGTGTGGATGACTTTAAAC TGCTGATGAAATGCCTGAACCCCTTCGATAGCTTGAAGGACAAATGGGAAGATTTCATGGACGACTACGTGAAGTTGGACCCCGAGGCTGGAACAAGCGTCTATCAGTTATTGGTTGTTTATGGTGCTAAGTAA